The Acidianus infernus genome window below encodes:
- a CDS encoding C2H2-type zinc finger protein, whose amino-acid sequence MANLTLFKALLLIGFEKVAPRTLKRGDVTITVTFIPNVRWIVRLPHITYELSTQKEVLHKLVNEGIISRKELEYLASIGLDIAKEEIVQSEEITTGSLIDVRRAFITQVIMPRLEILLRTNGMKCPVCGKRFKSTTEFYNHLNTTEVRAEEHKKILESIYEEVTGIKP is encoded by the coding sequence ATGGCAAATTTGACGTTATTCAAGGCTCTTCTATTAATAGGTTTTGAAAAAGTTGCTCCTCGTACATTAAAGCGAGGAGACGTTACTATTACAGTAACCTTCATTCCTAACGTTAGGTGGATTGTAAGATTACCTCACATAACTTATGAGCTTTCTACTCAAAAAGAGGTTTTACATAAGTTAGTGAATGAAGGAATAATTTCCAGAAAAGAATTGGAATACCTAGCGTCAATAGGATTGGACATAGCTAAAGAGGAAATTGTACAAAGTGAGGAAATAACTACTGGAAGTCTAATTGATGTGAGGAGAGCTTTCATAACCCAAGTCATAATGCCTAGGTTAGAAATCTTGTTAAGAACTAACGGAATGAAATGCCCAGTTTGCGGTAAAAGGTTCAAGAGTACTACAGAATTTTATAACCACTTAAATACTACAGAAGTGAGGGCTGAAGAGCATAAGAAAATACTTGAAAGTATATATGAAGAAGTTACTGGCATTAAACCTTAG
- a CDS encoding family 1 glycosylhydrolase: MKFGFSISSFQFEELNQNSDWYLWLTDYVNLSSKKVVKELPTKNFYLSRYKEVHDLAVNLNASIWRMNLSWGRLFPSKDKVSQETLSKYKEILKDLKDKGFEVILCLNHFDLPLWIHDPIVARDSLLTQGPLGWYSSSTVEEFVKFSRFIHDNFSEYVDLWCTFNEPNLLVTFAYLQGIFPPGISSRRAYETSLNNVIRAHQEVYNELKGEKVGIVYNIPAVQGSSAVENEIFEFLRKIDFDWLGVNYYTRLVTDEKGIPLEGYGPFCQFGSREGREVSDYGWEIYPEGLTDVLKKASNFGKPILITENGVADEKDRIRPRFIIDHVNAIKKSGVNVEAYMYWSLYDNFEWNFGYKMKFGLYDINLNPRPSAFIFKELQEIT; this comes from the coding sequence ATGAAGTTCGGGTTTTCCATTTCATCTTTTCAGTTTGAGGAGTTAAATCAGAACTCGGATTGGTACTTATGGCTAACTGATTACGTAAATCTTTCCAGCAAAAAAGTTGTTAAAGAATTGCCTACAAAGAACTTTTACTTGTCTAGATATAAGGAAGTGCACGACCTCGCAGTAAACCTAAACGCAAGCATTTGGAGGATGAACTTGAGCTGGGGCAGATTATTTCCTTCAAAGGATAAGGTTTCTCAAGAAACTCTATCTAAATATAAGGAAATATTAAAAGACCTTAAGGATAAAGGATTTGAAGTAATACTCTGTTTAAACCACTTTGATTTACCTCTATGGATTCACGATCCAATTGTAGCTAGGGATTCTTTATTAACTCAAGGTCCTTTAGGTTGGTATTCGTCCTCTACCGTAGAAGAATTTGTTAAATTTTCTAGGTTCATCCACGATAATTTTTCTGAATATGTAGATCTATGGTGTACTTTTAATGAACCTAATTTGCTAGTAACTTTTGCTTATCTTCAGGGAATTTTCCCTCCGGGAATAAGCAGCAGGAGGGCTTATGAGACTAGTTTGAATAATGTAATAAGGGCTCATCAAGAGGTCTATAATGAGCTGAAAGGTGAGAAGGTAGGAATAGTGTATAACATCCCTGCAGTACAAGGATCTTCGGCAGTTGAAAACGAAATCTTTGAATTTTTAAGGAAGATAGACTTTGATTGGTTAGGCGTAAATTACTATACAAGGTTGGTCACTGACGAGAAAGGCATTCCTCTAGAAGGCTATGGTCCCTTCTGCCAATTCGGGTCTAGGGAAGGTAGAGAGGTCTCCGACTACGGATGGGAAATTTATCCTGAAGGATTAACTGACGTACTTAAGAAGGCATCTAACTTTGGTAAGCCTATATTGATAACGGAAAACGGAGTTGCTGACGAGAAGGATAGGATTAGGCCTAGGTTTATAATAGACCATGTTAATGCTATTAAGAAGTCTGGGGTTAATGTTGAGGCTTATATGTACTGGTCCCTTTACGATAATTTTGAATGGAATTTTGGTTATAAAATGAAATTTGGACTTTATGATATTAACTTAAACCCTAGACCTAGTGCCTTCATTTTTAAAGAATTGCAAGAAATAACTTGA
- a CDS encoding glycoside hydrolase family 57 protein, producing MLAQSQGYKVNFNVTSSGYVTIYISGICKSNTVILHYGIENGPQQSWTEIFNKEMIWDGNNFTATIGPFNNGTWIAWVFYDNTTGQWINYDCHPFWNWNLEVNPQNVGQTYATVLSNGSILITTIGRAPDKLFIHYGLSTGPQTGLPWSDITCEKMQYNPLWGNYSIIIGPFERGQWVQWVYHDQTLNEWIHNTSCTNFYIQDVYSPIFIINSTYNRYVYVEGEEATISIYLNNEYNRVIQTSFCLLINSASHTYIVNLNPGINMVNLTFNTNCIPQGIYYPTLKIYYNNSLCRISQLPALYVLNTTGKEPLSFVLVWNMHQPLYIAPNGTWEQPWVWLHTGQDFYWNGQLVGSYELQAMLINQFNVAVTIDFTPVLLYQWETILHEKNASFTSNFGVNVTHDLLAVNYTLNLFKKLVREGKVDVLTVPFYHPLQPLLLEDGYWSDVETQILMGKNMTKTVFGVCANGTWTPEMAFCNALIGLYNESNISYTILDCEAFLPYVTIVNGTINPDEPFVVENNLGQTIYVLFRNTTLSNEFGFKFFSQSPQLTARELIQQLAQIYMAHPGGVVTVALDGENPLIFNPTTGPADLYAIYSSLSQCQGKWFITQTAYDAIKTHKPTAVITNLPVNSWDLNLDYWNNGCPGKIEIWRNLSLAREYLVAYTVALGKELSPEVPLLFNDTPNSTNLLYSLWNYLYIAEGSDWTWQTGAPAHGPAWFKEQALLYTSIIINTVKSQFSKINIECIIEGFNGVVIIINNGLQYKITLNVVANNGTYCVCKTVKLYPGINVVPLEGISGKIEVCLYSPVTSGDVGDVIIPINHHGFLIQKTTVEQGLCCIKVDKVEYNTQPKFILLPLILSVAIIAVIFVEKGMKEI from the coding sequence ATGCTAGCTCAGTCCCAAGGATACAAGGTAAACTTTAATGTAACTTCCTCTGGTTATGTTACAATCTATATATCCGGAATATGTAAATCTAATACTGTAATCTTACACTATGGTATAGAGAACGGTCCCCAACAATCATGGACGGAGATTTTTAATAAGGAAATGATATGGGACGGAAACAATTTTACAGCTACTATAGGCCCATTTAACAATGGAACGTGGATAGCGTGGGTATTTTATGATAATACTACAGGACAATGGATAAACTATGATTGTCATCCATTCTGGAATTGGAACTTAGAAGTGAATCCACAAAACGTAGGACAAACTTACGCTACCGTTCTTTCCAACGGTTCCATATTAATTACAACAATAGGTAGAGCTCCAGACAAACTTTTCATTCATTATGGATTATCTACTGGACCTCAAACAGGTTTACCGTGGAGTGATATAACTTGCGAGAAAATGCAATATAACCCATTATGGGGCAACTATTCTATTATTATAGGTCCATTCGAACGCGGTCAATGGGTTCAGTGGGTATATCACGATCAAACATTAAATGAATGGATTCATAATACGAGTTGTACTAACTTTTATATCCAAGATGTATATTCTCCAATTTTTATTATAAATTCTACATATAATAGATACGTATACGTAGAAGGAGAAGAAGCTACAATTTCCATTTATTTAAATAATGAGTATAATAGAGTAATCCAAACCTCTTTCTGTTTACTTATAAACTCTGCTTCACATACTTATATTGTTAACTTAAATCCTGGCATCAATATGGTAAATTTAACATTTAATACAAATTGCATTCCGCAAGGAATCTACTACCCAACATTAAAGATTTATTATAATAATTCCTTATGTAGGATTTCACAACTGCCCGCATTATATGTATTAAACACAACTGGCAAAGAACCGTTGAGCTTTGTACTTGTATGGAATATGCATCAGCCATTATATATAGCCCCAAACGGCACTTGGGAACAGCCTTGGGTATGGTTACATACGGGACAAGACTTCTATTGGAATGGACAACTTGTAGGTTCATACGAGTTACAAGCAATGCTTATAAATCAATTTAATGTTGCAGTAACTATCGACTTCACTCCCGTCTTGCTTTACCAATGGGAAACCATATTACACGAAAAGAATGCTTCATTTACCTCTAATTTTGGCGTTAATGTTACACATGATCTTCTTGCAGTCAACTATACTCTTAACCTCTTTAAGAAATTAGTAAGAGAAGGCAAAGTTGACGTACTTACAGTACCATTTTATCATCCACTACAACCTTTATTGTTAGAAGATGGTTATTGGAGTGACGTAGAAACACAAATATTAATGGGTAAGAACATGACCAAGACTGTATTTGGAGTTTGTGCTAACGGTACTTGGACACCAGAAATGGCGTTTTGCAATGCCCTTATAGGACTTTATAACGAAAGTAATATCTCATATACAATCTTGGACTGTGAAGCGTTTTTGCCTTACGTAACTATAGTTAACGGAACTATTAACCCAGATGAACCTTTCGTTGTAGAGAATAATTTGGGTCAGACGATTTATGTATTATTCAGAAATACTACACTATCTAACGAGTTTGGATTTAAGTTCTTCAGCCAATCCCCCCAGCTCACTGCAAGAGAATTAATACAACAATTGGCCCAAATTTACATGGCTCATCCAGGGGGAGTAGTTACTGTAGCACTAGATGGTGAAAATCCATTAATATTTAATCCAACTACGGGGCCTGCAGACCTTTATGCAATATATTCCTCACTATCTCAATGCCAAGGAAAATGGTTTATTACGCAAACTGCTTATGATGCAATAAAAACTCATAAGCCAACGGCAGTAATTACTAATTTGCCAGTTAACTCATGGGATCTTAATTTAGATTACTGGAACAATGGTTGTCCAGGTAAAATTGAAATTTGGAGGAACTTATCTTTAGCTAGAGAATATTTAGTAGCTTACACTGTAGCCTTAGGTAAAGAACTTTCGCCAGAAGTTCCACTATTATTTAATGACACGCCCAACTCTACTAACTTACTTTATTCATTATGGAACTACTTATACATAGCTGAAGGAAGCGACTGGACGTGGCAAACCGGTGCTCCTGCTCACGGTCCAGCATGGTTTAAGGAACAAGCACTACTTTACACTAGTATAATAATTAATACGGTTAAATCACAATTCTCAAAAATTAACATAGAATGCATAATAGAAGGATTTAATGGTGTAGTTATAATAATTAATAATGGATTGCAATATAAGATAACCTTAAACGTCGTAGCGAACAACGGAACTTATTGCGTTTGTAAGACCGTAAAACTATACCCTGGCATAAACGTCGTGCCACTAGAAGGAATTTCTGGAAAAATTGAAGTTTGCTTATATTCCCCAGTAACCAGTGGAGATGTAGGTGACGTGATAATACCTATCAATCACCATGGCTTCCTAATTCAGAAAACAACAGTTGAGCAAGGATTATGCTGTATAAAAGTAGATAAGGTAGAGTACAACACACAGCCAAAATTCATACTATTACCGTTAATTCTCTCAGTAGCAATTATAGCAGTTATTTTCGTCGAGAAAGGTATGAAGGAAATTTAA
- a CDS encoding extracellular solute-binding protein encodes MKDRKNSKLALSKITAAVIVVIIIIAAVAVFYLLIKPPSSVTPTTTSPKPSISGPLNITNATDLMKLVGLNSTPSSPVTITVWNSYSTSENQAFNKTLTQFEKEFPWIHVAVTYGVGVGCSQFEEAAKGHDAPIVYRDTSNSGGALFCAGLLLNLSEYLPPQVFSLYLNCSISDWSIGKAVYGLPDDINYIVMFYNKQYVPYAPNTTCEMVKIAEEVNTTDHIWGIAYGASDEYGYRFAAWFAGFGGQIFTTQNGQVVPALNSTAMVDALNFWYNLTYDLHINYLAPSTGAGGAEGELFEAGKAAIIFDGPWDLSAYLQALGSNLGAAPLPVVSQTGIRAEPFLGATGWMISNPSVSGATSLQIKAALIFILFVTNCQSDYRLWCIAHDIPANKIAYNEAMAELKAGKLTPSYLDQIMEGILEQAQYTQKFPNIPQMAYYWNSFHTGASEFFAQQINAQTAAQTMESNFINCLKKNGLLSSSFEILPLPPALIDAILLLLSVFMIPEIKYKVKAL; translated from the coding sequence ATGAAAGATAGAAAGAATTCCAAGCTAGCCTTATCTAAAATAACTGCTGCGGTAATAGTTGTAATAATTATTATAGCTGCAGTAGCGGTATTTTACTTGCTTATTAAACCACCGTCAAGTGTAACACCAACTACTACGTCACCAAAACCTTCCATTAGTGGACCTTTAAATATAACAAATGCTACTGACTTAATGAAATTAGTAGGTCTTAATTCTACACCTTCTTCGCCAGTAACCATAACAGTTTGGAATAGTTACAGCACTTCCGAGAATCAAGCTTTCAACAAAACTTTAACTCAGTTTGAAAAAGAGTTTCCATGGATACATGTAGCCGTAACTTATGGAGTAGGCGTAGGATGCTCTCAATTTGAAGAAGCGGCAAAAGGTCACGATGCTCCTATAGTATATAGGGATACTTCAAATTCTGGAGGTGCATTATTCTGTGCAGGGCTCTTACTAAACTTAAGTGAATATTTACCTCCTCAAGTATTTTCATTATATCTTAATTGCTCTATATCCGATTGGTCAATAGGAAAGGCTGTTTATGGTCTTCCAGACGATATAAACTACATTGTAATGTTTTATAACAAGCAATATGTGCCTTATGCACCAAATACAACTTGCGAAATGGTAAAAATTGCTGAGGAAGTTAATACAACAGATCATATATGGGGAATTGCATATGGTGCGAGCGATGAGTATGGATATAGATTTGCGGCGTGGTTTGCAGGATTTGGAGGACAGATATTTACTACTCAAAACGGTCAAGTAGTTCCTGCATTAAATTCCACAGCTATGGTTGATGCACTAAACTTCTGGTATAATCTAACTTATGATTTACACATTAATTATTTAGCGCCATCTACTGGTGCTGGAGGAGCTGAAGGAGAATTATTTGAGGCTGGAAAAGCTGCTATCATATTTGACGGACCTTGGGATCTCAGCGCCTACTTGCAAGCTTTAGGTTCAAACTTAGGCGCAGCACCATTACCAGTAGTAAGTCAAACTGGAATAAGGGCTGAGCCTTTCTTAGGAGCTACTGGTTGGATGATATCTAATCCATCAGTTAGCGGAGCAACATCTTTGCAAATTAAGGCAGCATTAATATTCATATTATTTGTAACTAACTGTCAATCCGATTATAGACTATGGTGTATAGCCCACGATATTCCAGCTAATAAAATAGCTTATAATGAGGCTATGGCAGAATTAAAAGCAGGAAAATTAACGCCATCCTACCTGGATCAAATAATGGAAGGAATTTTAGAGCAAGCCCAATATACACAAAAGTTCCCCAATATACCACAAATGGCGTATTATTGGAATTCATTCCACACAGGAGCCAGTGAATTTTTCGCTCAGCAGATAAATGCGCAGACTGCCGCTCAAACTATGGAGAGCAACTTTATCAACTGTTTAAAGAAGAACGGTTTACTGTCTTCTTCGTTTGAAATACTTCCATTACCTCCAGCGTTAATTGATGCAATACTCTTGCTATTATCAGTATTTATGATTCCAGAGATAAAATATAAGGTGAAAGCTTTATGA